In Rhodospirillaceae bacterium, a single genomic region encodes these proteins:
- a CDS encoding F420-dependent methylene-tetrahydromethanopterin reductase, translating to MKTAVTIGGYANSDIGGAIEFVKQADKLGVDRVWSAEAWGQDSVTSLAYLAGQTERIGLGTGIMQISARVPSMIAMTALSMNMLSNGRFVLGLGVSGPQVVEGLHGVAYDSPLTRLRETVDIVRLGFSGEKLNYRGKHHVLPRPGGEGKPIRLDHPPTHIPIFLATLAPKSLEYTGAAADGWLGTSFSPDYPDAHLTHLKKGASEAGRSLEDLEISVACNVSIGDDVEKMIEEKRSSVAFTMGAMGSASTNFYNDAFKRAGFTDDAKAIQELWLQGKRPEAAARVPDEMVTNFGALGTPDMVLERFKKYRAAGVNSLSLRFDEVGSAERIGLLEQSLDLIGQV from the coding sequence ATGAAGACTGCTGTAACAATTGGTGGGTACGCAAACAGTGATATTGGTGGTGCCATAGAGTTCGTGAAGCAGGCTGATAAGTTGGGCGTGGATCGGGTTTGGTCGGCTGAGGCATGGGGCCAAGATTCGGTGACGTCATTAGCGTATTTGGCAGGTCAGACTGAACGGATTGGGCTAGGCACAGGGATAATGCAGATCAGTGCTAGGGTTCCGTCAATGATAGCCATGACGGCGCTGTCTATGAATATGCTNAGCAATGGAAGGTTTGTTCTAGGGCTCGGTGTGAGCGGCCCACAGGTTGTTGAAGGGTTGCACGGGGTTGCTTACGATTCTCCTCTGACCCGCCTTCGTGAAACTGTTGATATTGTCAGGTTGGGTTTTAGTGGGGAAAAATTAAATTACAGGGGAAAACATCATGTTCTTCCTCGTCCAGGCGGGGAGGGAAAACCAATTCGTCTGGATCATCCGCCAACCCATATACCAATTTTCCTCGCAACTTTAGCGCCCAAATCTCTCGAATACACGGGCGCCGCGGCTGATGGGTGGTTGGGGACTTCTTTTTCTCCTGACTACCCAGATGCACACCTCACTCACCTTAAGAAAGGTGCGAGCGAGGCGGGGCGTTCCCTGGAGGATTTAGAAATTAGTGTGGCATGTAATGTCTCAATAGGTGATGACGTTGAGAAAATGATTGAAGAGAAGCGTTCTAGTGTGGCGTTCACTATGGGAGCAATGGGCTCTGCATCGACAAACTTCTACAACGATGCCTTTAAGCGAGCCGGATTTACTGATGATGCAAAGGCTATTCAAGAGTTGTGGTTGCAAGGCAAAAGGCCGGAGGCGGCTGCGCGCGTTCCGGATGAGATGGTAACCAACTTTGGGGCGCTTGGCACGCCGGATATGGTGCTGGAGCGGTTTAAGAAATACAGGGCAGCNGGTGTAAATTCGCTATCTTTAAGATTTGACGAAGTGGGTTCAGCGGAGAGAATAGGTCTTCTGGAACAATCCCTGGACTTAATTGGACAAGTTTAG